A genomic stretch from Cloacibacterium caeni includes:
- a CDS encoding endonuclease MutS2 — protein sequence MQVTKENLQELEFPKLLAEISPYAYSPKVAEKILHLKLLKIDEAEITLKKTAEYLTSYESSNAIPFSEYEDIEAELKVMHIENFRLENAAFIKIKNLTEQIGKLQKFFPILAETFPILLEEVMQLDFKKEIVDKIDKVFNRFGEVKSEASPLLKSLRTEIQHAKKHIQENFSKTLSHLSSTDFLDEIKETVIDDQRVLAVKSGFKKRVPGRVLGVSKTGSITYIQPESVSRHYFKLREAEEEEKKEVDKILRKLTAEIAIFAPELEEYQKYIFDLDITRAKAKFAEKIGSVLPKINRHKTMRLVNAFHPLLLLRNREEKKEIYPQTLTLTEHNRILCISGPNAGGKSITLKTVGLLQLMIQSGILVPVHPKSEMFFFEKIRTDIGDNQSIENHLSTYSSRLKKMSGIIREADDNTLLLIDEFGTGSDPELGGALAESFLEFFYEKKSFAIITTHYTNIKLVVEQLPNATNAAMLFDEYSLEPLYKLEVGQAGSSFTFEVAEKNRIPRFIIKNARSKVEKDVVNLDKTIVKLQQEKFEVEKLKSNLVEQKESVEDKRENLQKLNEQLQQKLYNFQKLYEEEHRKLQFGNKIEAFIDGYLKGKSRKDIVKDFVKILEQEKFRKLGSDKAESEKLKVTKRKVEQQLKKENIQVQIAETNQKLEEKTQKERAVWMKVGQRVRIAGSTSVGTIETIHKNGKVTVNYGLFKTQISQDELERI from the coding sequence GTGCAAGTAACCAAAGAAAATTTACAAGAATTAGAATTCCCGAAATTACTCGCGGAAATTTCTCCTTATGCGTATTCGCCAAAAGTGGCAGAAAAAATTCTTCATCTAAAACTTTTAAAAATAGATGAAGCAGAAATTACTTTGAAAAAAACTGCCGAATATCTCACAAGTTACGAGAGTTCAAACGCAATTCCGTTTAGTGAATATGAAGATATAGAAGCAGAACTAAAAGTAATGCATATCGAAAATTTCAGGTTAGAAAACGCTGCTTTTATCAAGATTAAAAACCTAACGGAACAAATCGGGAAATTGCAAAAATTCTTTCCTATACTTGCCGAAACCTTCCCTATTTTGCTGGAAGAAGTGATGCAATTGGATTTCAAGAAGGAAATTGTAGATAAAATCGACAAAGTTTTTAATCGTTTTGGTGAAGTAAAATCTGAAGCTTCTCCGCTTTTAAAATCTTTAAGAACCGAAATTCAGCACGCTAAAAAACATATTCAAGAGAATTTTAGTAAAACGCTTTCTCACCTTTCTTCTACAGATTTTTTAGATGAAATTAAAGAAACGGTGATTGACGACCAAAGAGTTTTAGCAGTAAAATCTGGTTTCAAAAAACGTGTTCCCGGTAGAGTTTTAGGCGTTTCTAAAACAGGTTCTATCACGTATATTCAACCAGAAAGTGTTTCAAGACATTACTTTAAACTTCGTGAAGCGGAAGAAGAAGAAAAGAAAGAAGTGGATAAAATTCTGCGAAAACTTACGGCAGAAATTGCCATTTTCGCTCCTGAATTAGAAGAATATCAAAAATATATTTTTGATTTAGATATTACGAGAGCAAAAGCAAAATTTGCTGAAAAAATTGGCAGCGTTTTGCCCAAAATCAATCGTCATAAAACCATGAGATTGGTCAACGCATTTCACCCATTGCTTTTATTGAGAAACCGAGAAGAAAAAAAGGAAATCTATCCGCAAACATTGACTTTGACAGAGCATAACCGAATTCTCTGTATTTCTGGACCAAATGCTGGTGGAAAATCCATCACACTGAAAACCGTTGGTTTGCTTCAATTGATGATTCAGAGCGGAATTTTGGTGCCTGTTCATCCGAAATCTGAAATGTTCTTTTTTGAAAAAATTAGAACGGATATTGGTGACAATCAATCTATTGAAAACCATCTTTCTACCTACAGTTCTCGACTCAAAAAAATGTCTGGAATTATCAGAGAAGCTGATGATAATACGTTGCTTTTGATTGATGAATTCGGGACGGGTTCTGATCCAGAATTGGGTGGCGCTTTAGCAGAAAGTTTTCTGGAATTTTTCTACGAAAAAAAATCTTTTGCCATTATTACCACGCATTACACCAACATTAAATTGGTGGTAGAACAATTGCCCAATGCAACGAATGCGGCGATGCTTTTCGATGAATATTCATTGGAACCTTTGTATAAATTAGAAGTGGGACAAGCTGGAAGTTCTTTCACTTTTGAAGTGGCAGAAAAAAATAGAATTCCAAGATTTATCATTAAAAATGCACGTTCGAAAGTAGAAAAAGACGTGGTAAATCTTGATAAAACCATCGTGAAATTGCAACAAGAAAAATTTGAGGTTGAAAAACTGAAATCTAACCTTGTCGAGCAAAAAGAATCGGTAGAAGATAAACGAGAAAATCTGCAAAAACTGAATGAGCAACTTCAACAAAAACTGTATAATTTCCAAAAATTGTATGAAGAAGAACACCGAAAATTACAGTTCGGAAATAAGATAGAAGCCTTTATTGATGGTTATTTGAAAGGAAAATCCAGAAAAGATATCGTAAAAGATTTTGTAAAAATTCTGGAACAGGAAAAATTCCGAAAACTCGGTTCAGACAAAGCAGAATCTGAGAAACTGAAAGTTACCAAACGTAAAGTAGAACAACAACTGAAAAAAGAAAATATACAAGTTCAAATTGCAGAAACCAACCAAAAACTGGAAGAAAAAACGCAAAAAGAACGCGCCGTTTGGATGAAAGTTGGTCAACGTGTTCGTATTGCAGGTTCTACATCTGTGGGAACCATAGAAACCATTCACAAAAACGGAAAAGTTACCGTGAATTACGGACTTTTTAAAACGCAAATTTCTCAAGACGAATTGGAGAGAATTTAA
- a CDS encoding uracil-DNA glycosylase yields the protein MTWTEILAPIKNTEYFQNLWEKVKEEYKTSKCFPPKNQIFRAIELTTFEDIEVVIIGQDPYHNDFQANGLCFSVSDLVKAPPSLKNIFTELKDDLGIEKTSNELDSWAKQGVLLLNATLTVRAHEPNSHKDLGWEKFTDFIIKEISEKKENVVFVLWGAFAQKKASLIDETKHFIIQSAHPSPFSVYRGFYGSRPFSKINEYLISKNKKPINW from the coding sequence ATGACTTGGACAGAAATTCTTGCCCCAATAAAAAATACAGAATATTTCCAGAATCTTTGGGAAAAAGTAAAAGAAGAGTATAAAACATCGAAATGCTTCCCACCGAAAAATCAAATTTTCCGAGCGATTGAACTTACGACTTTTGAAGATATAGAAGTGGTAATTATTGGTCAAGATCCGTATCATAATGATTTTCAGGCAAATGGTTTGTGTTTTTCGGTTTCTGATTTGGTAAAAGCGCCACCTTCTTTGAAGAATATTTTTACAGAACTGAAAGACGATTTAGGAATAGAAAAAACCAGCAATGAACTGGATTCTTGGGCGAAACAAGGTGTTTTATTGCTCAATGCTACTTTAACAGTTCGTGCGCATGAACCGAATTCTCACAAAGATTTGGGCTGGGAAAAATTCACAGATTTTATCATCAAAGAAATTTCTGAGAAAAAAGAAAATGTAGTTTTTGTTTTGTGGGGCGCTTTTGCACAAAAAAAAGCTTCGCTCATAGATGAAACGAAGCATTTTATCATTCAGTCGGCGCATCCTTCTCCGTTTTCGGTGTACAGAGGTTTCTACGGAAGTAGACCTTTTTCTAAAATTAATGAATATCTGATTTCTAAAAATAAGAAACCGATAAACTGGTAG
- a CDS encoding DUF456 domain-containing protein: protein MEQNIITIVSLIIIGIGILGTFLPVLPGLAVSFFGLILYKFAGNPDFSIWYIVIFGILTLISLVLNYIIPIKTTEKYGGSNYGKYGGFIGTIVGLFFPPLGFLIGMLLGVFLGELLHDRNDKQKALKATKGAFIGFIYGTGFNLMVGLAMFLVVLINIFNS, encoded by the coding sequence ATGGAGCAAAATATTATTACCATTGTCTCACTTATCATCATAGGAATAGGAATTCTAGGAACTTTCTTGCCTGTTTTACCAGGATTAGCCGTGAGTTTTTTTGGATTAATTCTCTATAAATTCGCTGGGAATCCAGATTTTTCTATTTGGTATATTGTCATTTTTGGGATTTTAACGCTCATTTCATTGGTGCTTAATTACATTATTCCTATCAAAACCACCGAGAAATATGGCGGCAGCAATTACGGAAAATATGGTGGTTTCATCGGGACGATTGTAGGTTTATTTTTTCCACCACTTGGTTTTCTTATTGGTATGTTATTAGGTGTTTTCTTAGGTGAACTTTTGCATGATAGAAACGACAAACAAAAAGCACTCAAAGCTACAAAAGGTGCTTTCATTGGCTTCATCTACGGAACAGGTTTTAATCTTATGGTAGGATTGGCAATGTTTTTGGTAGTACTTATTAATATCTTCAATTCTTAA
- a CDS encoding mechanosensitive ion channel family protein, with protein MGLLRKWSLEIGQFVKENFTEELTLPATIGFKILFLCLVFIVIDFISVMFWKFFSRFLVNVFKSKPILKEAYKQKAWRSIGHFFSLFFVYLIYDEIFAVIHPKTHIYVGRLIVFGQVMVIAFLAYRFAKALENYYIQNKDNYRITAIKALSETIRIFGTVVFSLIGIFVIFGIELQTVLGVLGAVTAVILLVFRDTILGFVTGIHVSTSKNLKIGDWIGIPKYNIEGNIQDINLLTTKIVNFDKTISTIPTYDLLSTEIRNHQVMYEGSSRRIKRSIYFNIKSFKFVDDEFYEKVKDINLISEYMDRKLREIAESKKNIPHAERIINGQQLTNIGLFRNYVLNYLKNNPKVDQDEIVLVRQLEISPQGMPLEIYCFANKAELVDYERIQADIFDHILTAAQEFDLEIMQVAKA; from the coding sequence ATGGGATTATTAAGAAAATGGAGTTTAGAAATTGGTCAGTTTGTAAAAGAAAATTTTACAGAGGAATTGACTTTGCCGGCTACTATTGGATTTAAAATCCTTTTTTTATGCTTGGTTTTTATCGTTATTGATTTTATTTCAGTAATGTTTTGGAAATTCTTTTCTAGATTTCTTGTCAATGTTTTTAAAAGTAAACCCATTCTAAAAGAAGCATATAAACAAAAAGCCTGGCGTTCTATTGGGCATTTTTTCTCTTTGTTTTTTGTTTACCTTATATATGATGAAATTTTTGCGGTTATACACCCAAAAACGCATATTTATGTAGGAAGATTAATTGTTTTTGGGCAAGTAATGGTCATTGCTTTCTTGGCTTATCGTTTCGCCAAAGCTTTAGAAAATTATTACATTCAAAACAAGGATAATTATAGAATAACTGCTATAAAAGCGCTTTCTGAAACCATTAGAATTTTTGGAACTGTTGTTTTTTCATTAATAGGAATTTTTGTAATTTTTGGAATAGAACTTCAGACTGTTTTAGGAGTTTTAGGAGCTGTAACAGCCGTTATTCTATTGGTTTTCAGGGATACCATTTTAGGATTTGTAACAGGAATCCATGTTTCTACTTCTAAAAACCTTAAAATTGGCGACTGGATTGGTATTCCGAAATATAATATTGAAGGAAATATTCAAGATATTAATTTATTAACGACAAAAATTGTCAATTTTGACAAAACCATTTCCACAATTCCTACCTACGATTTGCTTTCTACGGAAATCAGAAATCACCAAGTAATGTACGAAGGAAGCAGCCGAAGAATTAAACGTTCGATTTATTTTAATATCAAGTCTTTCAAATTTGTGGATGATGAATTTTATGAAAAAGTAAAAGACATCAACTTGATTTCTGAATATATGGATAGAAAACTTCGCGAAATTGCAGAAAGCAAGAAGAATATTCCACATGCTGAAAGAATTATCAATGGTCAACAGTTAACCAACATCGGACTTTTTAGAAATTATGTCTTGAATTACCTCAAAAATAATCCAAAAGTAGATCAAGACGAAATCGTTTTGGTTCGTCAGTTAGAAATTTCTCCTCAAGGAATGCCTTTAGAAATTTATTGTTTTGCCAATAAGGCAGAATTGGTAGATTACGAAAGAATTCAGGCAGATATTTTTGACCATATTCTTACCGCAGCACAAGAATTTGACCTTGAGATCATGCAAGTAGCAAAAGCATAA
- a CDS encoding pyridoxine 5'-phosphate synthase: MTKLSVNINKIATIRNARGAETPSVTEAAIKIQEFGGQGITIHPRPDERHITRKDVYDLKPLVYTEFNIEGNPHRPFIDMVLEVKPEQVTLVPDADDAITSNAGWDCEKNLDFLKSVIAEFKNAGIRTSIFLDPNPEMVKFAAETGTDRIELYTEAYAKNYETDKEAAIKPYYETAVEATKYGLGINAGHDLSLDNLKYFADNIPNLLEVSIGHALISEALYLGLENTIQAYLKRLAKW; this comes from the coding sequence ATGACAAAATTATCAGTAAATATCAATAAAATTGCGACCATCAGAAATGCAAGAGGCGCAGAAACCCCAAGTGTAACAGAAGCAGCGATTAAAATTCAGGAATTTGGCGGACAAGGAATTACCATCCATCCAAGACCAGACGAAAGACACATCACTAGAAAAGATGTGTACGATTTGAAACCTTTGGTGTATACAGAATTTAATATCGAAGGAAATCCTCATCGTCCGTTTATTGATATGGTTTTAGAAGTAAAACCAGAGCAAGTTACCTTGGTTCCAGATGCAGATGACGCCATCACTTCTAATGCAGGTTGGGATTGCGAGAAAAATCTAGATTTTTTAAAATCTGTGATTGCAGAATTTAAAAATGCAGGCATTAGAACGTCTATTTTCCTTGACCCGAATCCAGAAATGGTGAAATTTGCCGCAGAAACAGGAACAGACAGAATAGAATTGTACACCGAAGCTTACGCCAAAAATTACGAAACCGATAAAGAAGCAGCCATAAAACCTTATTACGAAACCGCTGTAGAAGCTACAAAATACGGTTTAGGAATCAATGCAGGACACGATTTGAGTTTAGATAATTTAAAATATTTCGCAGATAATATACCGAATTTGTTAGAAGTTTCTATTGGTCATGCTCTCATTTCTGAAGCGTTGTATTTGGGTTTAGAAAACACGATTCAAGCTTATTTGAAAAGACTAGCGAAATGGTAA
- a CDS encoding alpha/beta fold hydrolase, with product MQILHSKIYGQEKTGTPLLVFHGLFGMLDNWGSFGKEFGELFPTHLIDLRNHGKSFHSDEMNHQVLAEDILNYMNFHGIEKANLLGHSLGGKAVMTFAISYPEKVEKLIVADIAPKAYPPHHQGIIKALQSVNFDEVKSRQDVENVLAQYIPEKFVIQFLTKNLYWTEDKKLNWRFNINTLAEKYNDFVANAIKFGKFEGETLFLAGAKSNYILPQDELLMRQQFPKYQLVSIANAGHWLQAENPKDFNQAVKEFLT from the coding sequence ATGCAAATTTTACACTCAAAAATATACGGACAAGAAAAAACAGGAACGCCTTTGCTCGTTTTCCACGGACTTTTCGGGATGCTAGACAATTGGGGAAGTTTCGGAAAAGAATTTGGAGAATTGTTTCCAACTCATTTGATTGATTTAAGAAACCACGGAAAAAGCTTCCATTCAGACGAGATGAATCACCAAGTTTTGGCAGAAGATATTCTGAATTATATGAATTTTCACGGCATCGAAAAAGCCAATCTTCTGGGCCATTCTCTCGGTGGAAAAGCCGTGATGACTTTCGCGATTTCTTATCCTGAAAAAGTTGAAAAACTGATTGTAGCAGACATCGCTCCAAAAGCGTATCCTCCACATCATCAGGGAATTATCAAAGCGCTTCAATCTGTAAATTTCGATGAGGTTAAATCAAGACAAGATGTGGAAAATGTTTTGGCTCAGTACATTCCAGAGAAATTTGTGATTCAGTTTTTGACTAAAAACTTGTATTGGACGGAAGATAAAAAACTCAATTGGCGTTTTAACATCAATACTTTGGCAGAAAAATACAATGATTTCGTTGCCAATGCCATAAAATTTGGAAAATTCGAGGGCGAAACTTTGTTTTTAGCAGGTGCAAAATCGAATTATATTCTTCCGCAAGATGAATTATTGATGCGCCAACAGTTCCCGAAATATCAATTGGTTTCTATTGCTAATGCTGGACATTGGCTTCAAGCCGAAAACCCAAAAGATTTCAATCAAGCGGTAAAAGAGTTTTTGACTTAA
- a CDS encoding ArnT family glycosyltransferase, translating into MSEILKNPHKKFYFFLILITLVNLLQAYFTEITLDEAYYYQYARDLDWGYYDHPPMVALVIKISQLFFNGNLGVRFLTVLLFSGNLFLIWKYLLPQDKASYVNEFIILSLGLVMMNAYSFITTPDVPLLFFGTVFFILYQRFTEKQNFWNAVLLGISVALLFYSKYQAVLLVFFVVISNLKMLTKPYIYLAGIVTSLLMIPHLMWHIEHDFPTFQYHLVDRSEKFKIKYFLEYLPNQFAVFNPFILIPFVILLFKNKYQNLQEKAYYFVSVGFLVFFALTSLRGHVEPHWTVIASIPMVILFLQFIKEKPSWQKYVRTIVLGSLVLVFTTRVLLLTDLLPKKLEFTGKEQKYKALAEKIGEIPVLFTGSFQSTSLYNYFTGNESSTLGSLNVKKTQFDIWQREQNYFGKRVFVEKPNTPKSQKIIDENNINFNGFYVENFQTPNRLKIEFELPSEQLKNNQVIPITIYNPTKNVVNFNHPEIPVTITAVFLAHRETTDIPTEIEKMPTVLKPGESFKTQIKINTQNLKAGDYNFGITTNCILGNAYNSKFVKATVN; encoded by the coding sequence ATGTCTGAAATCCTCAAAAATCCACATAAAAAATTTTATTTCTTTTTAATTCTCATCACTTTGGTGAATCTTTTACAGGCATATTTTACTGAAATCACTTTAGACGAAGCCTATTATTACCAATATGCAAGAGATTTAGACTGGGGATATTATGACCATCCACCGATGGTAGCATTGGTGATTAAGATTTCTCAACTTTTTTTTAATGGAAATCTGGGAGTAAGATTTTTAACCGTTTTATTATTTTCTGGAAATTTATTCCTGATCTGGAAATACCTTTTGCCTCAAGACAAAGCCTCTTATGTAAATGAATTTATCATTCTATCACTAGGCTTAGTTATGATGAATGCTTATTCCTTCATCACCACACCAGATGTTCCTCTATTATTTTTCGGGACTGTATTTTTTATTTTATACCAAAGATTTACCGAAAAACAAAATTTCTGGAACGCAGTTTTATTAGGAATTTCTGTAGCATTGCTTTTTTACAGTAAATATCAAGCGGTTTTATTGGTGTTTTTTGTGGTAATTTCTAACTTAAAAATGCTTACTAAGCCTTACATTTATCTTGCAGGAATTGTAACTTCTCTATTGATGATTCCTCATTTAATGTGGCATATTGAGCATGATTTCCCTACGTTTCAATATCATTTAGTAGACCGTTCAGAAAAGTTTAAAATCAAATATTTCCTAGAATATCTACCGAATCAGTTTGCGGTTTTCAATCCGTTTATTTTAATTCCTTTTGTGATTTTACTTTTTAAAAATAAATACCAAAATCTTCAAGAAAAAGCATATTACTTTGTAAGTGTAGGTTTCTTGGTTTTCTTTGCTTTAACCAGTCTTAGAGGACATGTAGAACCACATTGGACGGTAATTGCCTCTATTCCGATGGTGATTTTATTTTTACAATTTATCAAAGAAAAACCATCTTGGCAAAAATATGTGCGCACTATCGTTTTAGGTTCATTGGTTTTGGTTTTCACCACCAGAGTTTTATTGCTCACAGATCTTTTACCCAAAAAACTAGAATTCACAGGTAAAGAACAGAAGTACAAAGCTTTAGCTGAAAAAATAGGAGAAATTCCTGTTTTATTTACTGGTTCATTCCAATCGACTTCATTGTACAACTATTTTACAGGAAATGAATCTTCTACACTAGGTTCTTTAAATGTGAAAAAAACACAATTTGACATTTGGCAAAGAGAACAAAATTACTTTGGAAAAAGAGTCTTTGTAGAAAAACCAAACACTCCAAAATCTCAAAAAATCATTGATGAAAACAATATTAATTTCAATGGTTTTTATGTAGAAAATTTCCAAACGCCCAACCGTTTAAAAATAGAATTTGAGCTTCCTTCCGAACAACTCAAAAACAATCAAGTTATTCCGATTACGATTTATAATCCTACAAAAAACGTGGTAAATTTCAATCATCCTGAAATTCCAGTGACCATTACTGCTGTATTTTTGGCGCACAGAGAAACAACGGATATTCCTACAGAAATTGAAAAAATGCCAACCGTTTTAAAACCTGGCGAAAGTTTCAAAACTCAGATTAAAATCAACACGCAAAACCTAAAAGCTGGCGATTACAATTTTGGCATTACCACCAATTGTATTTTGGGGAATGCATATAATTCGAAATTTGTAAAAGCAACAGTAAATTAA
- a CDS encoding NAD-dependent epimerase/dehydratase family protein yields the protein MILVTGATGILGRVIVLELLKRGKTVRATKRKSSNLQEVRKSFQFYTETPNEYFDSIEWIEVDFEDIHSLQNALIGVEEVYHCAAKVSFHPKDEKKMYQTNIEGTKQLLFACQNSSVKKFLFVSSIAVLDGLNENGELDESSDFNPKIDHSAYAISKHFSEMEVWRASAEGLNTVIVNPGLIIGSGNWNESSGTLFKELGENTFTFSGGTSYVDVRDVAKISVELMENNIFGERFILISENKKYKDVANFIKQKLGKQGVKLVPNGLLKTGVFLNSILGWLISPLKMANKVNVQSVTEFNKISNKKIKEKLNYQFIFVEESLAFHLENYKKDKNFNK from the coding sequence ATGATATTGGTTACAGGCGCTACAGGAATTCTCGGGAGAGTTATCGTTTTAGAACTGCTAAAACGTGGCAAAACAGTACGCGCTACAAAAAGAAAATCCAGCAATCTGCAGGAGGTTAGAAAATCATTTCAATTTTATACAGAAACTCCTAATGAATATTTTGATTCAATTGAATGGATAGAAGTAGATTTCGAAGATATTCATTCGCTACAAAATGCTTTAATTGGAGTAGAAGAGGTTTATCATTGTGCCGCTAAAGTGAGCTTTCATCCTAAAGATGAAAAAAAAATGTATCAAACTAATATTGAAGGCACCAAACAACTTCTATTTGCTTGTCAAAATTCTTCGGTGAAGAAATTCCTTTTTGTAAGTTCTATCGCGGTTTTAGATGGATTGAATGAAAACGGAGAATTAGACGAAAGTTCTGATTTTAATCCGAAAATCGACCATTCTGCGTATGCAATTTCTAAACATTTTTCTGAAATGGAAGTTTGGCGTGCATCAGCAGAAGGTTTAAATACGGTAATTGTAAATCCTGGTTTAATTATAGGTTCTGGCAATTGGAACGAAAGCAGCGGAACTTTGTTCAAAGAATTAGGCGAAAATACTTTCACTTTTTCGGGCGGAACTTCTTATGTTGATGTAAGAGATGTGGCGAAAATTTCGGTAGAATTGATGGAAAACAATATTTTCGGAGAACGATTTATCTTAATTTCTGAAAATAAAAAATACAAAGACGTTGCCAATTTTATCAAACAAAAGTTAGGAAAACAAGGAGTAAAACTTGTTCCAAATGGTTTGTTGAAAACGGGAGTTTTCTTAAATTCAATTTTAGGTTGGCTTATTTCTCCGCTCAAAATGGCAAATAAAGTCAATGTGCAATCTGTGACGGAATTCAACAAAATATCCAATAAAAAAATCAAAGAAAAGCTTAATTATCAATTCATTTTTGTGGAAGAAAGTTTAGCTTTTCATTTAGAAAATTATAAAAAAGACAAAAATTTTAATAAATAA
- a CDS encoding diphosphomevalonate/mevalonate 3,5-bisphosphate decarboxylase family protein has translation MENQFLGNKNFNISNQTVTAICPSNIALIKYWGKYANQIPANPSISYTLNHCNTQTSMEFLANEPFSVQTFLAGNEEVKFAEKIEKYFKNIEQYLPWILKGKYIIKTENTFPHSSGIASSASGFGAIASSLMRLDEIFSTDNHQPSIINQKASFLARLGSGSACRSLYNGLVVWGKTDEVEGSSDLYAVKYPDSEIHPIFKNFNDWVLLIHEGEKSVSSTVGHGLMNTNPYAERRFQEARENFIPLKEILKTGNLEKFITLVEHEALTLHAMMMMSEPAFILMKTGTLEVINKLWNFRKETGHPLFFTLDAGANVHLLFPENESTRAIKDFISAELLPHTQKGGVVKDVMKF, from the coding sequence ATGGAAAATCAATTTTTAGGAAATAAAAATTTCAATATATCTAATCAAACAGTTACGGCAATTTGTCCAAGCAATATTGCACTTATTAAATATTGGGGGAAATATGCCAATCAAATTCCTGCAAATCCTAGTATTTCATATACTTTAAATCATTGCAATACCCAAACTTCAATGGAGTTTTTGGCAAACGAACCTTTTTCTGTGCAAACTTTTTTGGCAGGAAATGAAGAAGTGAAATTTGCAGAAAAAATCGAAAAATATTTTAAAAATATTGAACAATATTTGCCTTGGATTCTCAAAGGAAAATACATCATCAAAACCGAAAATACATTTCCGCACAGTTCAGGAATTGCCAGTTCAGCTTCTGGTTTTGGAGCTATTGCAAGTTCCTTGATGAGATTAGATGAGATTTTTTCTACTGACAACCATCAACCATCAATCATCAACCAAAAAGCTTCTTTTTTAGCAAGACTAGGTTCTGGAAGTGCTTGCAGAAGTTTGTATAACGGTCTTGTAGTTTGGGGAAAAACGGATGAAGTAGAAGGAAGTTCTGATTTGTACGCCGTAAAATATCCCGATTCGGAAATTCACCCAATTTTTAAAAATTTCAATGATTGGGTTTTGCTCATTCACGAAGGCGAAAAATCGGTGAGTTCTACGGTTGGTCACGGTTTGATGAACACCAATCCTTATGCAGAAAGACGTTTTCAGGAAGCGAGAGAGAATTTTATTCCTCTGAAAGAAATTCTGAAAACGGGAAATCTTGAAAAATTTATCACACTCGTAGAACACGAAGCATTAACGCTTCATGCGATGATGATGATGAGCGAACCGGCTTTTATTTTGATGAAAACGGGAACTTTGGAAGTCATTAATAAACTCTGGAATTTCCGAAAAGAAACAGGCCATCCATTATTTTTTACGCTGGATGCTGGTGCAAATGTTCATTTGCTTTTTCCAGAAAACGAAAGTACAAGAGCCATAAAAGATTTTATCTCTGCAGAATTATTGCCTCATACCCAAAAAGGTGGAGTAGTAAAAGATGTGATGAAATTTTAA